In the genome of Dioscorea cayenensis subsp. rotundata cultivar TDr96_F1 unplaced genomic scaffold, TDr96_F1_v2_PseudoChromosome.rev07_lg8_w22 25.fasta BLBR01001244.1, whole genome shotgun sequence, the window TTGTTATTCAAATGTTGTGTCAGGTTGTCTTGATGAATGTTGGCACTTATTTGAGTATTCCATCTATCCATGGGGGTTGGGGCAACAACAATGAATATATGGGCAGATGGGCTTGGGATTTTACTTgttaaattgtttaaaaactatgaattttatgagaattttatTAGGAAGAAAAAAGGATTCCATACATACTCTCTTTTTTGTCACTTGCCAAAAGTTCACTTGGAGATTAGTTCCCATGATTAACTATCTCTTTTTTACAAAATTCATGAGACACTTAGGGTTccatacatgaaaaaaattgtactaTGTATGTATttgtactatttttatttttaattttattttatttttaataaaaaatgtttattcTACTAAAAAATCTTGCTATGTGTTAAATTGTTCTTGTTAATTGATTTCTATTGGTTATGTGCATTGTAGTGTGGAgaaaagttattatttattcCTTATTGCAATCTTGATGTGGAGGAGTTCCTAAATATAAAGCCTAAAGATTGTGCCATCATCTGTAAGTTGCTTGATACTTATTTTGAgaaaaccctttattatgcaCTTGAAGTAGCCTAtctacttaattttatttttcaatttattgaaatatgaACTATGCAACTGATGAAATGgcattcatttatatattacaaaaaatgttttaattaaattagcaaTATACactttcatttatatatttttagcatTGAATGTCtagctattattttattatcaatttttttatacatgtttgTTTTGTCTTTGGATAGCATTATACACTTTCATAGCCATTTGGACATGGACAAATTCTTAATTAAACGACCATGAAGTGAAGAGTCATCCAATTCTCCAAAAACACCACTAGGCTCTGAATCAAGTGAGAAAAAGACCAATGTGAATTTCAATTCTAATGACATTATTAGTGACCCGGGACTACGAAAGCCAATTGAAGACTTTGATATTGTGGTTAAAGATCAAGTTCGAAGGGAATATTTAACAAGAGGTCCTTGCCAACCAATTGTCCATAATTTCCCACAAAAAGAGTACGGCAAACAAAGGAGGAGTTTTCAAGATGCTTGGTTTAAGCAACATCCATGGTTAGAGTACAGTGTGACTAAAGATGCagcattttgtttttggtgttatcttttCACACCAAGCATAGGAAATCGAGTAAGAGAAGATGCTTTCACTAAAATAGGGttcaataatttgaaaaaagCTCTAGAAAAATTTGTAGAGCATGTTGGTGCTGTGAACAGTGTGCATAATGATGCAAGAATACAGTTTCAGAGTTTTCAAAATCAAAGACAGAGTGTGTCACACCAATTGGCTGCACATTCACATGAGATGGAGGTTGAATACCGCACTCGTTTAACATCTGTTTTAGATGTGACACGTTTTCTCTTGAAGCAACGATTGGCTTTTCGTGGACATGATGAGTCCTCGAGCTCATTAAACAAAGGCAATTTCCTTGAGTTACTAGAGTGGTATAGCCTGCGGAATGATAAAGTTTTTAGGACAGTTAATCAAAATGCTCCTGGTAACAATCAAATGACTTCACCAAAGGTTCAGAAGGAGTTAGTAAATGCTTGTGCAGCAGAAATTACATGTGctattgttgatgatattggagataagtatttttctcttatgATTGATGAAGCCCGGGATGTGTCAGTGAAGGAGCAAATGGGAGTTGTTCTGCGATATGTGGATAAGAATGGGTATGTGATAGAGCGGTTCCTTGCTATGGTTCATGTGTCAGATACATCAGCTATTTCATTGAAGAATGCCATTGATTGTCTATTTGCCAAACATGGGTTATCCATTGtcctaaaagaaaatccatatgTAAGGTATATCCATTGTTTTGCTCATCAGCTCCAATTAGTGAATGTCGTTGTTGCTAAAGACAATCGAATTGTGAGTGATTTTTTCCAATATGTTATTATGATTGTTAACGCGGCGGGATCATCATGCAAAAGAAAAGACCAACTTCGGCAACATCACCATGATAGGTTGGTTGAGCAATTGGAAAAGGTAGAGATAGTCAGTGGTAGAGGAAAACATCAAGAATCTAGCTTAGCAAGACTAGGTGATACTCGTTGGGGGTCGCATTACACTACCATTCTCCGACTAATCTCAATGTGGACTTCAGTGTTAGATGTCCTCCAAAATGTGCATGTTGATGGTGCTTCAAATGATAATAGAGGCATAGCGGcaaatttgattgaaaaaatggagaattatcaatttgtgtttgtgatgtATTTGATGAGGCATTTATTGGGAATAACAAATGAGTTATCACTTGCTTTacaacaaaaagatcaaaatattgttcaaGCAATGCGTTTGATTGAAGTTGTAAAGGCTCGTCTTCAAGACTTGAGGGAGACAGGATGTGAGGCATTTTTGGAGGAAGTCAGCTTTTTTTGTGAACAAAACTCAATCCCAGTGCCTAATATAGGGGATAATATGCGAATCCGCGGTCATTCTAGACGGGAAGGG includes:
- the LOC120255935 gene encoding zinc finger MYM-type protein 1-like, whose protein sequence is MEVEYRTRLTSVLDVTRFLLKQRLAFRGHDESSSSLNKGNFLELLEWYSLRNDKVFRTVNQNAPGNNQMTSPKVQKELVNACAAEITCAIVDDIGDKYFSLMIDEARDVSVKEQMGVVLRYVDKNGYVIERFLAMVHVSDTSAISLKNAIDCLFAKHGLSIVLKENPYVRYIHCFAHQLQLVNVVVAKDNRIVSDFFQYVIMIVNAAGSSCKRKDQLRQHHHDRLVEQLEKVEIVSGRGKHQESSLARLGDTRWGSHYTTILRLISMWTSVLDVLQNVHVDGASNDNRGIAANLIEKMENYQFVFVMYLMRHLLGITNELSLALQQKDQNIVQAMRLIEVVKARLQDLRETGCEAFLEEVSFFCEQNSIPVPNIGDNMRIRGHSRREGQVITHFHHYHVEIFCEVIDLISQEMQNRFPETSTELLLLLSCLDPRTASVERVFSVMNIVKTDLRNKMGDEWMNDSLVVYIECEVFATIDNEAILQRFQKMQTRRMQLPPLSLSHMAHISSINTGIGSSSS